AGAAGGGCCGTGTTTCATAACCATGATGGatttattaaaacaaacaacaacTGGATGACTTTCGTCCCAAGCATCatgaaacaaaatttgaaatgtcaacattcaattcaatctataataataacaataaataaaaaagtcaaTGGAGTAATGGGGCTACATGTTAGTCAAATTACCTAATTGTTCAGGCTGTGCAGTGATGGCAGCATTACTTATTTCGAACTACCccaccaacaacaacacatTCAATTAAACTTAGCCAACCTCACCTTCTACTACTATTATTTCCCATTTCCATtcgtatatttatttatttatacaaaaaGCCGAAATTATtgacaattatttttgtttttatttttatactattttcaAAGACAAAGCTAGTTCAAGTTGAGCTGAGTTCGGGAAATCTCTAGTTGACAAATTATCAATTAGAGCAATAAAATATTGCCACGTGTAAGTCAATATTATTTCTTCAATACTTTCACTTGATCCAACGGTGACTATGGCACGCTTTTCaacatgcaattttttttactccTTTAAATTCCTTTTTCCTCTATGTTgactttttaatttcataaccAGAATTTATTTATGTAGTACTGTACTCTACAACGtcatttaaaattcaaaatttcaccttttatttttctcctcccaaaaaaaaaaaaaaaaccaacactAAATCTCCCTAAATCTCAACATaagattcattcattcaattgcTTTCCCACAAAAGATCTCAATCTCTCATTATCCTCTCACCCACAGATTCTATGCCGCGTGTATACCACGCTCCATAACAAGCGTGGTTGAATATTGAACAAGAAATTAAAACCGAACATAAAAcctttaaattttactttatctTCATCATAGTCAACGCCccactcaaaaaataaaaaaatacaaacccTCAAACTTTTAATCAATTTTCCATAAAtaattgagagagagaaaaatgagTGCGTTTTCTTATTTTCTAAAAAACCTTTAATACAAAAAGtcaactctctctctctttctctctctatcatcatcatcatcaacttcTCTTATCAACTTCAACTTGTCTTTCTTTCTTCACCATCCACttctcaatctctctctctcttagtTCCTTCCTAGTTCCCACTAATTTTTCAACCCAAAACCCAACATGAAAAACGAGTTGTAACATAACACAAAATACCAACCTTATAACTTCACTAccactttgtatttttttttattcttttgttttttcatttattctgtttttatttttctttgctaTGGGTAACGGAATAGGAAAATTAACGGTGTGTTTCACCGGTAACAACGGTGGTAAGAGGAAACACgatatatcaattttaataaCGGATCCTTTAGATGAAGGTCTTGGTCACAGTTTCTGTTATGTTAGACCCGACCCGACCCGTTTATCTAGTTCGAAAGTTCATTCTGAAGAAACAACAACTTTCAGAACTATTTCTGGTGCTTCTGTTAGCGCTAACACGTCGACGCCGTTATCAACGGCGTTTATGGATTTATACTCTTACGGTTGTTTTGATAGAGCTGCTGCGTTTGAAAGTTCAACTTCTTTTGCTTCTCTTCCTTTACAACCGATTCCGAAGAATCTGATAAGTTCCGGTTCGGGTCCTTTTTCTGGTAATTTCGGTGTTGGTGGTGGTTTTCCGAGTTCCGGTCCACTTGAGCGTGGTTTTATGTCCGGTCCGATTGAGCGTGGGTTCATGTCCGGTCCgattgaaaaagaaaacacCGATCAGTTTCAGAGAAGCTTTTCTCATAGTGGATTAGGGTTTTCCGTTCGACCTAGAACGAGAAAAGAGAAATGGATTCGTGTTCTTCAGAGAGCGATTTCGAAGACTCTGTCACGTGGAGGACAGAACTCTATCGTTACTCCGATCAAAGGTGTCGCCGTTAAGGAACCGCCGGAGTGGATTCTTGCAGGTGAGAAGCATCATAACGAGAATTTGACTGTGAGTAGTTTGAATTTGAGTAGTGAAGGTAGTTTGGAAGATGATGATTCGTTGGGTAGTCAGAATCTTCAATGGGCTCAGGGAAAAGCAGGGGAAGATCGTGTTCATGTTGTTGTTTCTGAAGAACATGGTTGGGTTTTTGTTGGAATTTACGATGGATTTAACGGTCCTGATGCGCCGGATTATTTACTTTCGAATCTTTATACTTTTGTTCATAAGGAACTTAAAGGGTTGCTTTGGGATGACGGTGGTTCACCggataatttgaattttaaaccGCGTGATTcggttgatgatgatgttgttgggAATGAAGATAAGGTGTTTGATGATTGTTCTCAATGTGTTGATCAAGAGAAAATGGATTCGGTTACGAAGAGAAAAAAGAGAGGTAAGAACTCGAAGAATAAGTACAAAGATGCAGCGAAGAAACACGAAGAGAATCATAGGAGATGGAAGTGTGAATGGGATAGAGAGAGATTAGAGCTTGATAGAAGATTGAAGGAACAACTGAGTGGTGGTGACGGTGACGATAATTCTGTTAATCATTCAGATGTTTTGGAAGCTTTATCTCGAGCTTTGAGGAAAACTGAGGAGTCTTATCTTGATGTTGCTGATAAGATGGTGACGGAGAATCCGGAACTTGCTTTGATGGGTTCATGTGTTCTGGTAATGTTGATGAAAGGGGAAGATGTTTATGTGATGAATGTGGGAGATAGTAGAGCTGTGTTGGCACAAAAAGCTGAACCTGATTATTGGATTGGGAAAATTAGACAGGATTTGGAGAGGATTAATGAAGAGACAATGCATGATCTTGAATCATGGGATGATGCTGATAAATCAAATGTTGTTCCTAGTTTAAGTGCTTTTCAGCTTACCAAGGATCATAGTACCAATGTTGAAGAGGTACttatttttgcctattttagattactgttttgattttttggtttatGTGTTCATCTTGATTGAAAAGtgtgttattttaatttcagGAAGTAATCAGGATAATAAAAGAGCACCCGGATGATCCTTGTGCCGTGGTCAACGATCGTGTGAAGGGATCTCTCAAGGTTACTCGAGCATTCGGTGCAGGATTTCTCAAACAGGTTGGCATCTAAATGTACTCTAATCAGTAACTTTACCATTAATGCCAAGGAACTCAACAAAATGATGAATTTGGATTGTTTTCCGTCACAATCCCACACATTCACGCAATCAGATTGTGACGGAATGCAATCCAAATCCAAAAGGATAGTATATAggataattaaatgattaacaCATGCTATAACAAGACTACTCTATTCCACATTCGTTTCTCTTGTTTCAAACAGTTTCTTAAATACCTTCTATCCTTGGATGTAAAAAATGTTGCTACTTCTAGTGTAATACTACATAAGCTAGGTGCCATTCTTGTAAAAGATTAATAATCACAAAAATCACAAATTAGTAATATTAAGTTCTTTCCTTTCACAGAAATTGGTATATTGACACATTACTTAAAGCTAAGCAGTGTTTTCTACGAcgactttttttatttaaccaAGTTTCTAATAATATATGTGAATGTTTTGCAGCCCAAATGGAACAATGCACTTCTGGAGATGTTTAGAATAGACTACGTAGGAAATTCCCCATACATCACTTGCCAACCATACCTTAAACACCACAGATTAGGCCAAAAAGACAAATTTTTGATTCTATGCTCCGACGGACTCTATCAATACTTATCAAACGAAGAAGCAGTAGCTGAAGTTGAGCTTTTCATCACATTGCAACCTGAAGGAGACCCTGCTCAACATTTGGTTGAAGAAGTCTTGTTTCGTGCTGCGAAGAAAGCTGGTACGAACAATTCCATTTTAAAGATTTCACATTTGCATCTTAAAATTGATTACTCTAATTATTTTACTTaactttttccttttccttcttAATCTTAATCAGGTTTGGATTTCCACGAATTGCTCGAAATTCCACAAGGCGATAGGCGGCGTTACCACGACGATGTTTCCATCATTGTTATTTCTTTGGAAGGAAGGATATGGAGATCATGTGTATAACAAGTATAATGAAAAAAACCAACCATATATCATATCATcctcataatatatatatatatatataaaaaaaaatgagatatatgCTGCCGAAGGGTCATGCATCCTTTTTGCTCTTACCCCTCCCTACTCGAGAGTGCATAGAAAATTACTCGTACAGACTTA
This portion of the Trifolium pratense cultivar HEN17-A07 linkage group LG3, ARS_RC_1.1, whole genome shotgun sequence genome encodes:
- the LOC123918562 gene encoding probable protein phosphatase 2C 4 encodes the protein MGNGIGKLTVCFTGNNGGKRKHDISILITDPLDEGLGHSFCYVRPDPTRLSSSKVHSEETTTFRTISGASVSANTSTPLSTAFMDLYSYGCFDRAAAFESSTSFASLPLQPIPKNLISSGSGPFSGNFGVGGGFPSSGPLERGFMSGPIERGFMSGPIEKENTDQFQRSFSHSGLGFSVRPRTRKEKWIRVLQRAISKTLSRGGQNSIVTPIKGVAVKEPPEWILAGEKHHNENLTVSSLNLSSEGSLEDDDSLGSQNLQWAQGKAGEDRVHVVVSEEHGWVFVGIYDGFNGPDAPDYLLSNLYTFVHKELKGLLWDDGGSPDNLNFKPRDSVDDDVVGNEDKVFDDCSQCVDQEKMDSVTKRKKRGKNSKNKYKDAAKKHEENHRRWKCEWDRERLELDRRLKEQLSGGDGDDNSVNHSDVLEALSRALRKTEESYLDVADKMVTENPELALMGSCVLVMLMKGEDVYVMNVGDSRAVLAQKAEPDYWIGKIRQDLERINEETMHDLESWDDADKSNVVPSLSAFQLTKDHSTNVEEEVIRIIKEHPDDPCAVVNDRVKGSLKVTRAFGAGFLKQPKWNNALLEMFRIDYVGNSPYITCQPYLKHHRLGQKDKFLILCSDGLYQYLSNEEAVAEVELFITLQPEGDPAQHLVEEVLFRAAKKAGLDFHELLEIPQGDRRRYHDDVSIIVISLEGRIWRSCV